AGTGTTGTAAATTGTTTTTCTTATGTGATGCTTCTGAAGCCTCTTAAATGGTTTTCCAGGCTTTTGTCAGCGAATACGCTGTGACTGGAAAAGATGCAGGTAATGGAAATCTTTTAGCTGCACTTGCTCAAGCTGGATTGCTTGTTGGCCTTGAAAGAAACAGGTATATGCAGTTTTCCCCCAGAATTTCCGTTTCAATACTTGTCATTGCGCGTATGTTCATCTTTTTACTCATAGTACAGATAATGATAAACTCTCGTGGATGGTAAGTCAGGGGATGCAGCAAGGTAGTGACCAGATCGTGCATGTAAGGATAGAGCTGTTGAAGCATGAGTTTATAGCTGCaaattgaagcatttttttgATGGCATACTTCCCTGATTTCCCCTGTTACAGATTTCCTTTGAAGTTATTCATAGCATCATGCAGCCAGCTGCTGTTCTAAAAACTATTCATTAATTATGTAGGGTGGAGTATAAGATAAGAAGAATCTTTACCAAGTTTACTCGATAATGGTACATGTATGGAACCCAGacagagagacagagagatGAAAGTTTTAATGTAGTGTAATGGAATCAAACAGTTCAAACAAGTAACTTAACAAAAGCTCATGCGGGTCTGGTTTGCAGAAAGAAACTTCAATCTGTACTTAAACTTACAAGGACTAGTAGGTTTTGGTTGTTCTTCCAATGTGGAGCACTTCAGATTTCCCATCTATGCCTTAAGGAGAAATTACTGATTATGTGGCTTATCATCGAAGAGAAAGTAACTCAACAGAAGTTTAGGTATTCTGATGATGATACGTTTAAATGTCTGATCCTTTTATGAAAAGCCTTGTATTTGGACGAGAAAATGAGCACAACTAGACAGACTACTTACTCTCTTGTACTGAGTAACCATAACCAATTAATCCTGCTCATAATCCTGCCTTAGATCAATTGATTGTATAAGCTATTTAGCTGAGAAAAATCAGCCTCCCAAGAATCGCCTAGGTTTACTCTACCAAGAGCTGATCACCAACTTGAATAAATAGTCAAACTGCCAGACACTTTCTAGCATGACTGCAACTTGCCCGAAATGTTGATATTTCActactttacttcacaaatatTTGCTTAGTCACAGTGCCTTAATGTCTTCACTGTTATGGCTATCTggataaacaaaaatttgaaaaaaaatgaagacttAGCTATACTTCCACAATGCAGTGATGCTGTTGAGATGGCGAGCAATGCCCCTCTATTTGTGAATGTGAATGACAGGCGGTATGCCTAAGTTCTTCTCTCCATCTGTTTTATGATCTTTGTTTCTGTAGTATGTGTTGTGAACAAAATCATTTCTTAATTAGGTTCAATCCCGATGCTATTGTATTCGATTCTTCAAAGGTCTATGGAACACCTAGTTACTGGATGCAGACCTTTTTCAAAGAATCAAATGGTGCAATGCTTCTTAATTCCACTCTTGGTGCCAAGACCTCAGCTTCACTTGCTGCATCTGCTATACTCTGGAAATCCTCGGATGATGGTAGACAATATTTGAGAATCAAGGTTGGATTGCTCTCTTTTATTAGCACAGAACATGACATTAAGCTTGCTAATTTTGGTCGTAGAATCACTCGAGTCAACTTCTTAAATTTATTTGTCATTGCCATAGCATGGAAATAACTGTGAATTCAAGTTACTGAGATGCCTGCAATTCTTGATGGCAATTCTTAGAACATCTCGAAATCCTGATAGGGAAATTCAAGATAGCAGTTCAGTatgattttcttcttcttaaagTTGCATACTCCATGATCTAGGCTTTTTCTTATGTCTTACTAGCATAATATTGGATTTGAGGCCATCTATGTCCTGTTCTTATTAGAAAACGAAAGAATGGTTGGACTTTCATTTGATCGTTTAACAGCAATTTTATGTTCGAACATCTTTTGCAGGTTGTGAACTTTGGCAGCAGCACGGTGAATCTTAAGATAACCATTGACAATTTGGACTCAAACTTAATACAGGCAATTGGTTCCACACAAACTATATTGAAATCTAGCAGTTTGATGGATGAGAATTCTTTCAAAGAACCACATAAGGTACTTGAGAATCATGCTTTTGAGTTTGTAGTGCTTGAGGAATTCACAAAGTTTCTGAAAATTAGCTGTCTGTTTTTGTCATGCATGTCCAGGATTTCATTATCCTACCATGCAGCCATTGCCTGGATAGATTCAAAGCCATTTCAGTAGTAGTTGGAATACAGTAGTTTCCATAATTGGTACCGACGTGTAGGCCTGTACAAgtattcttgatttttgtctGAACTCAAGCGGTATGAACCAGAATGCTTTTCCTGCTGTATTTTTCCGAAATACTGCAGGACATGCTACCTCGATCGATCACAAAAAGTGTTTGTCTAGGGATTCTCAGATGACAATATTATGTTTTGCAGTCTGATCGTGAATTAATCTGAATGCAGGTGATACCAGTCCAAAGCCCCCTGAAAGCTGCTGGGAAGTCCATGGCCGTCTTACTTTATCCACATACTTTTACTTCCTTTGATTTGTTGACATTGTTGACGATGTCACAGGCCATTTAGGTCCAAGAACATGCATCTTTCCCTCCCTAATAACTTGTACTAATGGCTCTGAATGAAATATTGAGCATTCATGTTCAAAGTTGTTCTTTTTGTTTACCACTACGAAAGTATCCCCCTTGAACTAAAATGACAGCAGCATAAAGAATTCCTTTGCCATCTAAGCAACATATCCTTTGTGTTGTTCTATAGAATTTATTCTTAATtacaatgaaaaataacaaataaacagCAAAATACAGGGAATGAGTTAGAgcaaatttaaatatttactgtTAAGTACACATATAATAACGAAGAAAAGGAAATAACCAGCGACACAAGAGAACCGGAAAGACTATCATCGATTATATTATTGTTTTCATCCTTTTTGGATATCCATCAATACTCAACCACCGGCCTTTGGGCTGGTGGCCACCACCTAGTTGGTAGGGTGGGAGGCAAGGGCACCAAAAAATGCCACATTTAAGTGGcttgtttctaaaaaaaattcaggcgGGTGTGCTGTGCACCCGTCTGGTCCGATGATGATTCAGCCCCCTTCGGATTATCTCTGGACCTCTTTAGGTCCACTCCCTCctcttagtgtaggatagattaggtttatcgtctccgaaaaaaaaaaagaatatccaTCAATACTCAAGTCTTCTTATGAAATTGATCACCTGCGataaaatatatgtatatatatatatatatatataactaaaCATGAAGTTATGTATATTTGTTATGTAATAATTAAATTGTAGTCATTGGATTGAAGCGAAAGCACATGAATATGTTATGGATGCATCCTCTCTAATACTAATAGAGTGGCATAATCGTTTGCAGCAACTGGTACATGCATACAAATTACTACTGCAAATATTTATAGGTGCATGCACTGTAATCATGCACTTTTTCTCCCTGTATAAAGACTCGACCATCTATACATCTTATCTAATTTAGATTAATTATTTCTATTccaagaaagaaatttaaaatactTTGTACTTATAACCCTTTTTAAGTTTGAGTGAATggataaaatgcattttccataAATGGCGATGCTAGCAgtgtatttgataaaattgaaaaacacACCAATTATGATGATAAAAGCTATTCTTTTTTGGACAAAACTTACTAATTTTAGAAGATGTCTAATACCACTGGACTGTATAATCTGATGGTGGTTTAATTTCCATCGATTTCTCAGAATCACTCACTAATATATATTAGAGTAGAAAGAGTAGAAGTAGACGTAGATGGtatccataaaaaaaaaaaaaaaaaagtattgaaGGAATAGCAGACGTAGATTGATAGATAGATAGTGTATTACAAAGGGATTTGAGTGTGTGTATAAATAATACTCCCAACAGCAATTGCACGGATGGATGATTGATTGTCTCTCCTCAGTCCTCAGTAGGCCCCCACTTCCCACAGTGCAGCAGAGTCGACCAACAGACCATATCTTTGCTCTACTGCTACTGTAACTGTATCtctcaaaacaaaacaaaacaaaacaaaactccaCCACCGCCACCGACCGCAGCAGCTCTCTCTCACCGGGCAAAACAGTAGATTGCAGCTACCGGAATTTTATCATCCCTATAAATGGACTTGGATAACCAGCAGCAAGGCTTGCTTCTTCTTCAGAATGGCCACAGCAGCAGCACCAGCAGCTCCAACAATAACACAAGGGCCCCCACCAATATAGCCACCACATTCTCCAGACTGACCTCCGCCACCTTGAACCACCACAGGATTTTCTTCAATGACtacgatgatgatgatgaggaggaggagagggagGAGCACGAGGATGACCGTGGCCGTGGCCCATCACTCCCAGTAGGCCAAGAATGTCCATTCTCGAGGCCCTTCGTGATTCTTGATTTGATATGGAACTTGGGGTTTGTGTTGGTGGCTGCCTTTGTGCTTTTGACTACCGTCACCGAGAGACCCACCACCCCTTTAAGGCTTTGGATTGGTGGCTATGCTCTGCAGTGCCTCTTGCATGTGGGCTTTGTTTGGCTTCACTCTCAAAGCAGCCACTTTTACATTCATCATTTCCATGCCTTTCatccattttctcttctttgtcGCCGAGGGTATGATGCTTCTTCTCTTTCTCGTGTTTTAGGAACTCTTGCTCTTACTAAATTCTTGTTTCTGTGATTCCTTACCCCCTAATTGATTCATTCCAACCCATTTGGGGTAAGTTTCTGATTTAGGTATCTGACCCCCAATTCAATAGGGCAACAAGAAAGATAAAGGAAGGTATAAAGGTAGTCAGACACTAGTCAAAGAAGAAGAGCTGACATGTATgcacaaaataaaagaatcttTTTGGCTGTTGATTTGATACCTTAAATGTTTTAGAATAACATCTATTTGTAAATCATAGTATATTTTCCACAGCGGGATATGCAAGCTCCATGGCTGCTCCTTTGCCTGTACTTTTGTCCTTGTTCATAGTTTGACTGGAACATGGCCTTTCCTTCTTGTTTTTATAAGCTCCAAATTAGTACAGGAGATATTTCAGCTCCCTGTAAACTTGATTAAATGGTATATCAGTCTAAATGTTCAACTTTAATAGGCCATAGTAGGATTTACCACTTTTGGATTGCAGCATGCATAATTCGGCTTAATGGTTTGAAGGTTAATGAAACAAAACTTAATCaactttcctttcttccttttgcTTGTCTTTCCATTAGGGAAATGGGCAGCTTAAAGTGAATGGATTTTTACCATGATGAAGTCCTCGGCATATAAACAAAAGATATTACTTCTTACTCTACAATCTTATTCTCTTTTGTAGTTTTGTCAAGAGGCTAGAGTCTATCAACACAGTTATTTCATCCGTCTGGTGGGTGTTTGGATTCTATTGGATATATATGGGTGGAAAGGCACTTTTGCAAGATTCGCCCCGTCTCTACTGGTATGAATCTTATTTGAAGGTTTCAGAAAATCTTATTACTTATTTAGATCCAATTggattatttttgaaaaagaatatgAAAGCTGCTTTTGGTGAAGTGGTAGGATATGGAAGTTTAGCTTATTAGAGAACTTGGAGCTCCATCATATGCATTGTATTCCAATTATGATCCCTCAAACCACCCCCTCTCCCCCGAAAAAGGCTCTAAAATTTGTCATCCTTTGCAAGAAGCTCCATGATCAATTGACAATTTCTTGCAACGTGTTGAAGGGTAGTTGTTGGACAAAGATGGTTCCGTGGGTGCTATATGTCCTCTGATTTATGGAGTCAAATTCATCTTGAGGCTTCAAATGTAGCCCGATATATGAAATATTAAATTTCTTAGCCAACAGGCAAAGAAAGAACCAA
The Coffea arabica cultivar ET-39 chromosome 6c, Coffea Arabica ET-39 HiFi, whole genome shotgun sequence genome window above contains:
- the LOC113695977 gene encoding E3 ubiquitin-protein ligase At4g11680-like — translated: MDLDNQQQGLLLLQNGHSSSTSSSNNNTRAPTNIATTFSRLTSATLNHHRIFFNDYDDDDEEEEREEHEDDRGRGPSLPVGQECPFSRPFVILDLIWNLGFVLVAAFVLLTTVTERPTTPLRLWIGGYALQCLLHVGFVWLHSQSSHFYIHHFHAFHPFSLLCRRGFVKRLESINTVISSVWWVFGFYWIYMGGKALLQDSPRLYWLSVVFLAFDVFFMIFCIAMAFIFFVLLACCFPILARVAHAMTVGEGASENDIRTLPKYRYCLPNAAGTISSCRKREEAALLAHLGSGNIPELALSLEDSECCICLHRYEDGVEVCTLPCNHHFHYRCIRRWLRINATCPLCKFNILQGEMLV